The genomic window TTCGGGCATTCGAAATGATTGGGCGCCGTGCAGGCGGCGGCATGACGGAGGCCGTCTCGCATGGCGCTCAGTTCCCTGATCTGCTTGTCCAGTTGGTCGGCTTTGTTGAGCAGTGCCGGGCGGTTAATTTCGGTTTCTCCGGGTGTCATCAGCTGACCAATTTCATCCAGTGAGAAGCCGGCGTTGCGGGCCAGGGAGATCAGAGCCAGGCGCTCGATGATATTGGCTGCGAACTGGCGGCGTAAACCATGGCGGCCGGTGGATTGAATGAGCCCTTTTTCTTCGTAATAGCGCAACGTGGAGGCGGCTAGCCCCGAAGCTTTGGCGACCTGAGCAATGTCCATCATCTGTCCTTGTGGTGCTGGCTTTGACTTGGGTTTGATCTGGAGTTGACTTAAAGCCGACTTGAGCTTGTATCCTAGTCTCGAGACAAGCGCTAGGGCAACTCTGGTTATCAAGCCTTGCTTGGAGCGCAGTTAACAGATTCAGGAGGCGAAGATGAACGCAGACTTTTGGCATCAACGGTGGGCGAAGGGCGAGATAGCTTTTCATGAGAGCGAGGTGAACCCTTACTTACAGCAACACATCGGCCTGCTTAACCTGGTTCCGGGCAGCCGGGTGTTTGTGCCTCTGTGTGGCAAAACACAGGATATTGGCTGGTTGTTGAGCAAAGGTTATCGGGTGGTCGGGGTGGAGTTGAGCGAACTGGCCGTTGAGCAGCTATTTCAGGCGTTGGATATCCTGCCCGAGATCTCCAGCTGCGGCGACCTTGTGCTTTATCGTGGAGAGAGCATCGATATCTTTGTCGGTGATCTGTTTCACCTGTCCCGGTCAGTTCTGGGTCCGGTGGATGCCATCTACGACCGGGCGGCGTTGGTGGCGCTCACTTCGTCAGACCGGGTGCGTTACTGCCAGCACCTGATGGAAACCACAAATCGGGCGCCGCAGTTGTTGGTCTGTTACGAATACCAGCAAGCGTTGCTTGCCGGACCTCCATTTTCCATAACGGTGTCTGAGATTGAGCGGCATTACGGCCGGCATTACCAGCTGACCCAGGTCGAGAAAAATCGCGTCAAGGCTGGTCTGAAGGGGCTCGATGAGGTGCAGGAAACCCTGTGGTGGTTAGACCAGCGAGGTGATGCGTGAGCGTTTTGCTAGTGCTGGCTGCGGTTGGGGTCGGTTTGGGGGCGACCCTGCTGATGGATCTGTGGGCCTGGTTGCTCAGGCGGGCTTTCAACATTGCCTCACTGGATTATTGCCTGTTAGGGCGTTGGATAAGTTATATGCCCAGCGGTGTATTCACCCATGGGAGTATTGCCGAGGCTCCCCGAAAAGGTCGGGAATGTCGATTGGGCTGGTTTGCCCATTATCAGATCGGCGTGCTGTTTGCTCTGGTACTGTTGCTGCCAGCATTCGAGGGTTGGTTCTTTGCGCCGACCTTAGCTCCTGCGATGGCGATTGGGCTGGTGACCGCACTTATACCCTTCTGTCTGATGCAGCCGGCGCTGGGCTTTGGGCTGGCGTCGTCCAAAGCCCCCAGACCCTGGTTCGCTCGCTTGAAAACCCTGACGACCCATGCCGTTTTTGGGTTGGGTTTGTATCTGGGCGCGTTGCCCGTCAGCTATCTGTTGGTTGCCTTCGCCTCGACATAAGCAAGATTACGCCTAGCCATTTTTTGCCTATCAGCAAGATCTTGCCGATGAGGTGCTGTAGGTGTTTGTGTGAATTTAAAAAATGCTTATTTATTAATTGGTTATGGAGAGTGCTCGATTTTGGCACTGCCTTTGCTTTGTTTCCCGGGATTGTTTTGCGACAGTTTGACGACTGTACAATCACTGCTTCGGCAGCGTGGAATAGAAAAACAGCTAACAACAAAAATGGATAAAAAAGGGATAGCATGACAATGAAATTCAGCAAACGTACGCTTATCAAAGGTATTGGTCTGGCTCTGGCTATGACTGGCGCCAGCACATTGGGGCTCACTGCCCAGGCCGCCGAAAAACGCTCTTACATTCTCGCTACGGCTTCTACCGGTGGCACCTACTATCCGGTAGGTGTTGCGATTGCGACCCTGACCAAGGTTAAGCTTGAGCCCAAGCAAAAGATCTCTATGTCGGCGATTAACTCGGCCGGCTCTGGTGAAAACGTCAAACTGCTGCGTGAAAACGAAGCCCAGTTCGCCATTCTTCAGGGGCTTTACGGTGCCTGGGCCTGGGCGGGTGAAGGTAAGCTGAAGTCTGAAGGTCCACAAAAGAACCTGCGTTCGGTGTCCATGTTGTGGCAAAACGTCGAGCAGTTCGTGGTTGATAAGTCGATGGCCAAATCGGGTACCATCGATGACCTCAAAGGCTTCGCCGGCAAGAAATTCTCCATTGGTAAGAAAAACTCCGGTACCGAAGGTTCCGGTCGCCAGATTCTGGGTGGCCTGGGTATCGATGCCGACGGCATGGATCTGGCCTACATGGGCTACGGCCCCAGCGCGGACGCTCTGCAAAACGGTACCGTGGTGGGTATGAATACACCGTCTGGCGTGCCAACCAGTGCCGTGACCCGTGCTTATGCCGCCATGGGCGACAAGATCACTCACCTGGATTTCAGCGATGAGCAGATGAAGCAGGCCAACGGCAACTATCAGCTGTGGACCCGTTACGAGATTCCTGCCAACACCTATCCGGGCCAGACCAAGGCGGTCAATACCATTGCTCAGCCAAACTTCCTCGCGGTGCGCGATGATCTGCCCGAGCAGGATGTGTACCTGATCACCAAGACCATCTACGAGAACCTGGGTTTCCTCAACGGTATCCATAAGGCCACCAAGGCCATGGCGATCGAAAAAGCCATCGCCGGTCTGCCTGTGCCTCTGCACCCCGGTGCGGCGCGTTACTACAAGGAAGTGGGCATTGATATTCCTGCTCACCTGATGACCAAGTAAGACAACACCTCTGCGGTTCCCGCGGTCCTGACGACTGCGGGAGCCGTCTTGATACCGATATACTCTTTTTTCGGGGCTGGCATTTTTTGCCATTCCCTGTTGCTGTACGGCCGTAAATTAAGGCAGCCAATGCCTGGAGAATAATAATGAGCAAAGACGCCATCGATCTCGATCAGGACGTATCCGAAAAGCTGCAAAGCCTTGAGCTAACTAAACGCTCCGAAGACTCTCTGGCCGGCAAGCTGATCTATTGGATCGGCATCGGGTTTGCGTTGGCGCATATCTACTTTAATACCCTGGGCACGCTGTCCGAACTTTGGGTCTCGGCGATTCACTTTGGCGGTTTTGCACTGATCTGTGCCCTGATGGTACCGGCGGTATCCACTCGCAGTCGCGCGGGGGGTAATCTGGTATTGCTGTTGGACATTTTGCTGGGGCTGGCCTCTATCGCCTGCGCGGCCTATCTGATCGGTTTCGAAGATGCGTTGTACGATCGCGGCGTGAAATTTGTTAACGCCGATTGGGTCGCTTCGGCCGCCGCTATCTTTATTGCCCTGGAGATGGTGCGTCGCAGTACCGGCTGGTTTATTCCGGTGATGACGGTGCTCGCCCTGACCTATGTGTTCTGGTGGGGCCCCTATATTGACGGTGTTTTTGGTTTTGCCGGGTTGAGCCTGGAAACGGTGATGTTTCGTAGCTTTTTCTCCCCGGAAGGTATGTTTGGCTCCATCGCCCGCATCTCCTGGACCTATGTCTTTATGTTTATTCTGTTCGGCGCCTTTCTGGTGAAGTCGGGGGCCGGCGATTTTATTATTGAGCTGTCGCGATGCGCGGCAGGGCGCTTTGTTGGCGGCCCGGGATTTGTGGCCGTACTGGGCTCTGGATTGATGGGGTCGGTGTCGGGCTCGGCCGTGGCCAATACGGTCTCTACCGGCGTCATTACCATTCCGCTGATGCGGCGCGCCGGGTTTCCCGCACGTTTTGCTGCCGGTGTTGAGGCGGCGGCCTCAACCGGTGGCCAGTTGATGCCACCCGTGATGGGGGCCGGTGCCTTTATCATGGCGTCTTACACCCAGATCTCCTACGTGCAGATCATCGGTATTGCGGCCCTGCCGGCACTGCTCTATTTCCTCTCGGTGGGCTTTTTTGTGCGGGTCGAAGCCCAGCGCAGCCATGCCGATTCGGTTGAGATTGATACCCGTCCCCTGCGTGAAGTACTCAAGGAAGGCTGGCACTACGCCCTGCCATTGGTGGTGCTGGTCGGCATGCTGATCAAGGGCTTTACTCCCACCTACGCCGCCGGGGTGGCGATTATCTCGGTAGTGGCCAGCTCCTGGCTATCCAGGCATCCGATGGGTCTGCGCGATGTGCTGGACTCCCTGGCCCAGGGCTCGAAAAATATGGCCACCACCGCCATGCTGCTGATCACGGTGGGGCTGGTCGTCAACGTCGTAGCGATGACCGGCATCGGTAATACCTTCTCCCTGATGGTGACCGAATGGGCCGGTGGCAGTTTGTTTATCACCATCTTCCTGGTGGCCCTGGCCTCGTTGATTCTAGGTATGGGCTTACCGGTTACCGCCTCCTATATTGTACTGGCGACCCTGTCGGCGCCCGCACTCTATAACCTGATTGCCGAGCAACAGCTACTGGAGCTGATCGCCAGTGGTCAATTGCCGGAGATGGCCCGAAGCATCTTTATGCTGGTGGATATGGACAAAGCTGCCCTGTTGAGCCAGCCGATGGCGATGGCCGATGCCCAGGCATTGCTGGCAGTGGTGCCGCCCGATTTCAAGGGCCAGTTGCTGGAGATGGCGATCGACCCGGCCACATTGTCGATGGCGCTATTGGCCGCCCATATGATCATCTTCTGGTTGTCCCAGGACAGTAACGTGACGCCTCCGGTGTGCCTGACTGCCTTTGCCGCGGCCGCCATCGCTCGAACTCCCGCCATGGCGACGGGACTGACCGCCTGGAAGGTGGCCAAAGGCTTGTACGTGGTGCCGTTGCTGTTCGCCTATACGCCATTGATTGGCGGTAGCTGGGACGAGGTTATCACAGTGTTTGCCTTCTCCGTGGTGGGGCTGTATGCCTTCGTCGGTGTGATGGAGGGTTATCTGGAAGGGCCGTTGAAACTCTGGATGCGTGCGCTCTGCGCGGTCGCCGCACTGGCTCTGTTGTGGCCCCATGAATTACTGGTACTGAATCTGTTAGGGCTGGGATTGTTTGTGGCGATGTTCTGGCTCAGTCGCCGCCCCAATGGCAATGGGGCACCCAGCGCCGTTGCAGCAACGTC from Aestuariirhabdus haliotis includes these protein-coding regions:
- the tmpT gene encoding thiopurine S-methyltransferase, which encodes MNADFWHQRWAKGEIAFHESEVNPYLQQHIGLLNLVPGSRVFVPLCGKTQDIGWLLSKGYRVVGVELSELAVEQLFQALDILPEISSCGDLVLYRGESIDIFVGDLFHLSRSVLGPVDAIYDRAALVALTSSDRVRYCQHLMETTNRAPQLLVCYEYQQALLAGPPFSITVSEIERHYGRHYQLTQVEKNRVKAGLKGLDEVQETLWWLDQRGDA
- a CDS encoding helix-turn-helix domain-containing protein yields the protein MMDIAQVAKASGLAASTLRYYEEKGLIQSTGRHGLRRQFAANIIERLALISLARNAGFSLDEIGQLMTPGETEINRPALLNKADQLDKQIRELSAMRDGLRHAAACTAPNHFECPKFLRLLKVVGKKRAPRKGAL
- a CDS encoding TAXI family TRAP transporter solute-binding subunit; amino-acid sequence: MKFSKRTLIKGIGLALAMTGASTLGLTAQAAEKRSYILATASTGGTYYPVGVAIATLTKVKLEPKQKISMSAINSAGSGENVKLLRENEAQFAILQGLYGAWAWAGEGKLKSEGPQKNLRSVSMLWQNVEQFVVDKSMAKSGTIDDLKGFAGKKFSIGKKNSGTEGSGRQILGGLGIDADGMDLAYMGYGPSADALQNGTVVGMNTPSGVPTSAVTRAYAAMGDKITHLDFSDEQMKQANGNYQLWTRYEIPANTYPGQTKAVNTIAQPNFLAVRDDLPEQDVYLITKTIYENLGFLNGIHKATKAMAIEKAIAGLPVPLHPGAARYYKEVGIDIPAHLMTK
- a CDS encoding TRAP transporter permease; translated protein: MSKDAIDLDQDVSEKLQSLELTKRSEDSLAGKLIYWIGIGFALAHIYFNTLGTLSELWVSAIHFGGFALICALMVPAVSTRSRAGGNLVLLLDILLGLASIACAAYLIGFEDALYDRGVKFVNADWVASAAAIFIALEMVRRSTGWFIPVMTVLALTYVFWWGPYIDGVFGFAGLSLETVMFRSFFSPEGMFGSIARISWTYVFMFILFGAFLVKSGAGDFIIELSRCAAGRFVGGPGFVAVLGSGLMGSVSGSAVANTVSTGVITIPLMRRAGFPARFAAGVEAAASTGGQLMPPVMGAGAFIMASYTQISYVQIIGIAALPALLYFLSVGFFVRVEAQRSHADSVEIDTRPLREVLKEGWHYALPLVVLVGMLIKGFTPTYAAGVAIISVVASSWLSRHPMGLRDVLDSLAQGSKNMATTAMLLITVGLVVNVVAMTGIGNTFSLMVTEWAGGSLFITIFLVALASLILGMGLPVTASYIVLATLSAPALYNLIAEQQLLELIASGQLPEMARSIFMLVDMDKAALLSQPMAMADAQALLAVVPPDFKGQLLEMAIDPATLSMALLAAHMIIFWLSQDSNVTPPVCLTAFAAAAIARTPAMATGLTAWKVAKGLYVVPLLFAYTPLIGGSWDEVITVFAFSVVGLYAFVGVMEGYLEGPLKLWMRALCAVAALALLWPHELLVLNLLGLGLFVAMFWLSRRPNGNGAPSAVAATS
- a CDS encoding DUF2938 domain-containing protein: MSVLLVLAAVGVGLGATLLMDLWAWLLRRAFNIASLDYCLLGRWISYMPSGVFTHGSIAEAPRKGRECRLGWFAHYQIGVLFALVLLLPAFEGWFFAPTLAPAMAIGLVTALIPFCLMQPALGFGLASSKAPRPWFARLKTLTTHAVFGLGLYLGALPVSYLLVAFAST